In one window of Prevotella fusca JCM 17724 DNA:
- the bcp gene encoding thioredoxin-dependent thiol peroxidase → MNVGDKAPEILGTDQDGKEIKLSDYKGQKIVLYFYPKDSTSGCTAQACNLRDNYEDLKAKGYTVIGASIQDEKSHKKFIEKNELPFPLIADTDLKLVETFGVYGEKKMYGRTYMGTFRTTFIINEDGIIERILGPKQIKTKDHAAQILAEDK, encoded by the coding sequence ATGAACGTAGGAGATAAAGCACCGGAGATTCTGGGTACTGACCAGGACGGAAAAGAAATCAAGTTGAGCGATTACAAAGGGCAGAAGATTGTTCTTTATTTCTATCCAAAGGATTCAACATCGGGCTGCACGGCACAGGCATGCAACCTGCGTGACAACTACGAGGACTTGAAAGCCAAGGGTTACACGGTCATCGGAGCCAGCATACAGGACGAGAAATCGCACAAGAAGTTCATTGAGAAGAACGAATTGCCTTTCCCTCTCATTGCCGATACTGACCTGAAACTGGTTGAGACATTCGGTGTGTACGGTGAGAAGAAGATGTATGGACGCACCTATATGGGTACTTTCCGCACTACTTTCATCATCAATGAAGACGGCATTATTGAGCGTATCCTTGGTCCAAAGCAGATTAAGACAAAGGATCATGCTGCACAGATTCTTGCTGAAGACAAGTAA
- a CDS encoding DUF6080 domain-containing protein, with product MRNIFAIKRGERLFCLVAVIAFIALNGLMVAYNFRLFTKGGNFGFWGLFFDHYTVSGFDNLSYMTMSRWKIYYQLYRHPLLPTFFYPFYYVNHWLMDETGANFAVFIEAFLNVIASTYSSLFIYRIFKEVLDLSRKDAVLLTVFFFSFASILLTCFVPDHFVFSLFFLTMTLYIAGKAMKREKGRMKAWQTMLLTFFATGITFTNIAKIGLADLFVNGKRTFRIKHLFLGFILPLGALFAIYAYQQTTFVEPDVKLQAKVKEKKLKKDRKFAAKYEKQHEFMKSRTGTQVADNRFFEWTDLSSSRTDAIVENLFGESIQLHQKHVLEDVNKSRPIIVRYSSVFNYIAELLVFLLFLGGIIVGWRDKFLRLCLLWFATDIVLHIVLGFGIIEVYIMGAHWLFVIPIAVAFLFKRIRKRQAMIGVRLLVALLTIGSMAYNLSLIIPFMLRGFVAPQ from the coding sequence ATGCGGAATATCTTTGCAATCAAACGGGGTGAAAGACTTTTTTGTCTGGTGGCTGTCATTGCTTTCATAGCCTTGAACGGGCTTATGGTAGCCTATAACTTCCGCCTGTTTACGAAAGGCGGAAACTTTGGCTTCTGGGGATTATTCTTCGATCATTATACGGTGTCAGGCTTTGACAATCTGTCATATATGACGATGTCACGCTGGAAGATCTATTATCAGCTCTATCGCCATCCGCTGCTGCCCACCTTCTTCTATCCATTCTATTACGTCAACCACTGGCTGATGGACGAGACGGGTGCGAATTTTGCCGTTTTCATCGAGGCTTTTCTGAATGTAATAGCGTCTACCTACAGTAGTCTTTTCATCTATAGGATATTCAAAGAAGTGCTGGATTTATCGAGGAAAGACGCTGTTTTGCTTACCGTATTCTTCTTTTCTTTTGCCTCCATCCTGCTCACCTGCTTTGTTCCCGACCACTTTGTCTTCTCGCTTTTCTTCCTGACAATGACGTTGTATATTGCCGGAAAAGCGATGAAACGGGAAAAAGGGCGCATGAAAGCATGGCAGACCATGCTCTTGACGTTCTTCGCAACGGGTATTACCTTTACCAATATTGCAAAGATAGGATTAGCCGATTTGTTCGTTAATGGCAAACGTACCTTCCGTATCAAGCACCTCTTCCTGGGCTTCATCCTCCCCCTTGGTGCATTGTTTGCCATTTATGCGTACCAGCAGACAACCTTTGTTGAGCCGGATGTCAAGCTACAGGCAAAGGTGAAGGAGAAGAAGTTAAAGAAAGACCGTAAGTTTGCTGCCAAGTATGAGAAGCAACACGAGTTTATGAAGAGCCGTACCGGGACGCAGGTGGCTGATAATAGGTTCTTTGAATGGACTGACCTTTCGAGCTCCAGGACCGATGCAATCGTTGAAAACCTCTTCGGGGAGAGCATACAGTTACATCAGAAACACGTGTTGGAGGACGTAAACAAATCGCGTCCTATTATAGTCAGATACAGCAGTGTGTTCAATTACATCGCTGAATTACTTGTCTTTCTGCTGTTTTTAGGTGGAATCATCGTGGGTTGGAGGGATAAGTTCCTGCGGTTATGTCTGCTGTGGTTTGCTACGGATATAGTGCTCCATATTGTTCTTGGTTTTGGAATTATCGAGGTGTATATTATGGGAGCACACTGGTTGTTCGTCATCCCTATTGCCGTAGCCTTCCTTTTCAAGCGTATAAGAAAGCGACAGGCAATGATAGGAGTAAGGCTGCTTGTGGCACTCCTTACCATTGGCTCGATGGCTTATAACCTTAGTCTTATCATTCCTTTCATGCTCCGAGGCTTCGTAGCACCACAATAA
- a CDS encoding DUF2339 domain-containing protein: MEFEFLTFLGLLLFGAPLVVFIILITKMSSMNNALENISFDISTLQTMIEKMQQEGIKQTAQTTETKPKDDLEKAEEQGTEAPKEEPDTLGCSNPYWWQEPVKIETEIVNETETTENKTEDIQMEAVETPENVEVPEPMEVPETTETVVTQNEDVRPSTVEIPVMDTEEKSPETEEEEPEAVEEPVEEKEEEPAMTMEEEPEMETEEEYTVSETNYEKYIGENLFGKIGILIFIIGIGFFVKYAIDQNWINETARTMLGYAVGAGMLVLAERLHKRYHTFSSLLAGGAFGIYYLITAIAFHYYDLFSQTTAFAILCATTIFMTVVSILYDRKELAVTALIGGFIAPFIISTDSDSIIALQTYISILNIGMFCLAMYKKWGILPVISFCFTYIILWWALVTTSFIYNDTTTSYEALFAFATLFYIIFLLPVVFILRTKCSDNMRSGLLTIITANSFMYLAYGNYVAQHCESTFYKGGFVAFLIAGVNLAIHLYLRFRVEGQNTLRNLMLALAIAFLSIGIPMQFDTDNILMIWAAEAVLLLWLFTKEKSRIYEFGFIILSFLTFATLLYYRFTVMITGHSGDSLFFNENFFVNMFVSVACFATAIIMEYNKELFSDSKSMTNYSPCNVIAYILGFIILFLAFWDDFHAHLEQLRADYASLLMANVILLGGALALCKRFEIYKYKTAYDISIYLATGLYAIAVWNLNTPDELTLRWAMTLVTIIYITYSMRGLLLAGLNQTISNDVLADENAQEGTSAKPANKQQHTEFAIISTLVWITVTRLLMLTFNIYDFTTAFSLSLGVAAFILMCIGMRYHSKQVRLVSLAEFGIIIGKLVLNDVWAMSALGKIIVFISLGAILLTLSFLYQKLKDALFEEEEKEQE; this comes from the coding sequence ATGGAATTCGAATTCTTAACCTTTTTAGGTCTCTTACTGTTTGGAGCACCACTGGTTGTTTTTATCATTCTCATCACCAAAATGAGCAGCATGAACAATGCGCTTGAAAATATCAGTTTTGACATATCAACGCTGCAGACGATGATTGAGAAGATGCAACAGGAAGGCATCAAGCAGACAGCACAAACAACAGAAACAAAGCCAAAGGACGACCTGGAAAAGGCTGAAGAGCAGGGTACTGAAGCTCCGAAGGAAGAGCCAGACACCCTTGGCTGTAGTAATCCTTACTGGTGGCAAGAGCCTGTGAAAATCGAAACAGAGATTGTCAACGAGACCGAAACGACAGAAAACAAAACAGAAGACATACAGATGGAAGCTGTTGAGACACCTGAGAATGTTGAGGTTCCTGAGCCTATGGAAGTACCGGAAACAACTGAGACAGTCGTGACACAGAACGAAGATGTCAGACCTTCTACTGTGGAGATACCTGTCATGGACACGGAAGAAAAGAGCCCTGAAACGGAAGAAGAAGAACCAGAAGCCGTTGAAGAACCTGTCGAAGAGAAGGAGGAAGAGCCGGCTATGACTATGGAAGAAGAACCAGAAATGGAGACGGAAGAAGAATATACTGTCTCGGAAACGAACTATGAGAAATATATCGGCGAGAACCTCTTCGGAAAAATCGGTATTCTTATTTTCATCATCGGTATCGGTTTCTTCGTGAAATACGCTATCGACCAGAACTGGATCAACGAGACTGCACGCACGATGTTGGGCTATGCCGTCGGAGCCGGTATGCTTGTACTGGCAGAACGACTGCATAAGCGTTATCACACCTTCAGTTCGCTGCTGGCAGGCGGTGCCTTCGGTATCTACTATCTCATTACGGCAATCGCCTTCCATTACTATGACCTGTTCTCGCAGACAACGGCATTCGCTATCCTATGTGCCACGACAATCTTCATGACTGTCGTCTCCATCCTGTACGACAGGAAGGAACTGGCGGTTACAGCACTCATCGGCGGCTTCATTGCACCTTTCATCATCAGCACCGACTCTGACAGTATCATTGCCTTGCAGACCTACATCAGCATTCTGAACATCGGCATGTTCTGCCTTGCTATGTACAAGAAATGGGGAATACTGCCTGTCATTTCCTTCTGTTTCACATACATTATCTTGTGGTGGGCACTGGTGACAACTTCTTTCATTTACAATGATACAACGACATCATACGAAGCCCTATTTGCTTTTGCAACACTGTTCTACATCATCTTCCTATTGCCTGTGGTCTTCATTCTGCGGACAAAGTGCAGCGATAATATGAGAAGCGGACTGTTAACTATCATCACTGCCAACAGCTTTATGTATCTGGCGTATGGTAATTACGTGGCACAACACTGCGAATCAACGTTCTACAAGGGTGGTTTCGTTGCCTTCCTCATTGCCGGTGTCAACCTGGCAATCCACCTCTACCTGCGCTTCCGTGTCGAAGGACAGAACACCCTGCGCAACCTTATGCTGGCTCTTGCAATTGCATTCCTATCTATCGGCATCCCGATGCAGTTCGATACGGACAATATCCTCATGATATGGGCAGCTGAGGCAGTGCTCCTTCTGTGGCTCTTCACCAAGGAAAAGAGCAGGATATATGAATTTGGATTCATCATTCTTTCCTTCCTTACGTTCGCCACACTGTTGTATTACAGGTTTACGGTTATGATAACCGGCCATTCCGGCGACAGCTTATTCTTCAATGAAAACTTCTTTGTGAATATGTTTGTAAGTGTTGCATGCTTTGCAACAGCCATCATCATGGAATACAACAAGGAGCTGTTCAGCGATTCCAAGAGTATGACCAACTATTCCCCTTGCAATGTTATTGCATACATTTTGGGCTTCATCATCCTGTTCCTTGCATTCTGGGATGATTTCCACGCCCATCTCGAACAGCTGAGAGCTGACTATGCTTCCCTGCTCATGGCAAACGTCATACTTTTGGGTGGTGCACTTGCCCTGTGCAAACGCTTTGAAATATACAAATACAAGACTGCATACGACATCAGCATCTACCTCGCTACAGGTTTATATGCCATAGCAGTATGGAATCTGAACACTCCGGATGAACTCACGCTTCGGTGGGCTATGACCCTTGTAACGATTATCTATATTACATACAGTATGCGAGGTCTGCTCCTTGCAGGACTTAACCAAACCATTTCAAATGATGTCCTGGCGGATGAAAATGCGCAGGAAGGCACCTCTGCAAAACCTGCCAACAAGCAACAGCACACCGAGTTTGCCATCATTTCCACACTGGTATGGATCACGGTGACACGTCTGTTGATGCTGACCTTCAACATCTATGACTTCACCACAGCCTTCTCACTCTCGTTGGGTGTTGCCGCTTTCATCCTGATGTGTATCGGCATGCGCTACCACAGCAAGCAAGTACGCCTCGTCAGTCTGGCAGAATTCGGTATCATCATTGGTAAACTCGTTCTGAATGACGTGTGGGCAATGTCAGCACTTGGCAAGATTATCGTCTTCATCAGCCTCGGTGCCATCCTCCTTACGCTCTCTTTCCTCTATCAGAAACTAAAGGATGCGCTTTTTGAGGAGGAGGAGAAAGAACAGGAGTAG
- a CDS encoding glycosyltransferase family 2 protein: protein MMMEYPKITVVTPSYNQGQFIEATLKSVIGQQYPNLEYIVCDGGSTDETVEILKKYTDKITWWCSEKDKGQSDAINKGMRRATGDIVCWINSDDVLLPGTLHTVAKFYRDHPDTDFANGYTVEMDKEGKIINFTHIVMNHFFFRHGCYNISQPGMFWRREIFDKIGYIDESFHAKMDVEWLIRVYEAGLKVRRINRNLGAIRIYPETKTAQGGTIWKRDTDALREMYHGKYLPENGRFYRPFFKLFKLLDGCKFRNAIRKWQYCGKPVTDYKENL from the coding sequence ATGATGATGGAATATCCAAAGATAACAGTTGTGACACCGTCCTACAATCAAGGACAGTTCATAGAAGCGACATTGAAGTCAGTAATCGGACAGCAATATCCTAACCTGGAGTACATTGTCTGTGATGGTGGATCTACCGATGAAACCGTGGAAATATTGAAAAAGTACACAGATAAGATTACTTGGTGGTGCAGTGAGAAGGACAAGGGACAAAGCGATGCCATCAACAAGGGTATGCGCAGGGCTACAGGCGACATTGTCTGCTGGATCAACAGTGATGATGTACTACTGCCGGGAACACTGCACACGGTTGCAAAGTTCTATCGTGACCATCCTGATACAGACTTCGCCAATGGCTATACGGTCGAGATGGACAAGGAAGGGAAGATTATCAACTTCACGCATATCGTGATGAATCACTTTTTCTTCCGCCACGGTTGTTATAATATCTCACAGCCGGGAATGTTCTGGAGACGTGAGATTTTCGATAAAATCGGCTATATTGATGAGTCTTTCCACGCCAAGATGGATGTGGAATGGCTGATAAGAGTGTACGAAGCAGGACTGAAAGTAAGACGGATCAATCGCAACCTTGGTGCCATTCGTATCTATCCAGAGACCAAGACAGCACAAGGTGGTACCATCTGGAAGCGTGACACAGACGCACTTCGTGAGATGTACCACGGCAAGTACCTGCCTGAAAACGGTCGGTTTTATCGACCTTTCTTCAAGCTCTTCAAGCTCTTGGATGGCTGTAAGTTCCGTAACGCAATCAGGAAATGGCAGTATTGTGGCAAGCCTGTCACGGATTATAAAGAGAATCTCTGA
- a CDS encoding TIGR02757 family protein, producing MKEKLLTLAAQYETPSFLNGDPSWFMHQVTGKRNQETMAFIASCLSYGSRQVFMPRIQYLLDCSRSEPYEWIKSGRFQLDVPDDDQCFYRLYTNGMMHDLFCALQTMFKEFGDIEGYIRSYAGLTDTSQQTDTITAIEAICSFFQKQEVTGIIPKDTKSCCKRVCMFLRWMVRTDSPVDLGIWSGLIDRRSLIIPLDTHVIQQSLQLGLITSKTPSMSIARKLTDRLLLFFPDDPLKADFALFGYGVDPKKDKKAKS from the coding sequence TTGAAGGAAAAACTCCTTACCCTTGCAGCGCAATATGAAACTCCGTCATTCCTCAACGGTGACCCTTCCTGGTTCATGCACCAGGTAACAGGAAAAAGAAATCAGGAAACAATGGCTTTCATTGCTTCCTGTCTGAGTTATGGTTCACGGCAGGTATTCATGCCTCGCATACAATATCTGCTTGACTGTTCACGAAGTGAGCCATACGAATGGATAAAGAGTGGAAGGTTTCAACTTGACGTTCCTGATGACGACCAGTGCTTCTACCGCCTGTACACAAACGGTATGATGCACGACCTCTTCTGTGCACTGCAGACGATGTTCAAGGAGTTTGGCGACATAGAAGGCTACATCCGCAGTTATGCCGGACTGACTGACACAAGCCAACAGACCGATACAATCACTGCCATTGAAGCCATCTGTAGCTTTTTCCAGAAACAGGAAGTAACGGGGATCATTCCCAAGGACACAAAATCCTGTTGCAAACGTGTGTGTATGTTCCTGCGCTGGATGGTTCGCACTGACTCTCCTGTAGACCTTGGCATATGGTCTGGTCTCATCGACCGGCGTTCCCTCATCATTCCGCTTGACACGCATGTCATACAACAATCCCTGCAATTAGGACTCATCACAAGCAAGACGCCATCGATGTCCATAGCCCGCAAGCTGACTGACAGGCTCCTCCTTTTCTTTCCCGATGACCCACTGAAAGCTGACTTTGCCCTCTTTGGATATGGCGTAGACCCAAAGAAAGATAAAAAGGCAAAATCATAA
- a CDS encoding M13 family metallopeptidase, which translates to MKVKMLLFAASFIATSAMAQGLKSGVDRNNMDLNVKPGENFYEYAAGNWLKTHPLDKEHPMNGAFVDLEELNKKRIREMVEDYARKPQTKGTVAQKIASIYNLYMDSTRRNREGYAPIKPVLAKVRAVKNRKELIKLMYDLDVKGYGTFPVGFGMTVDAMNSSRYIIGISQGGIGLDPEYYTQPNEQQKAVVEAYKSLNNDFLKMVGNAPAVAKKKMEAAFALENQIAKVSYDQVKSRDPQANYHPMTWEQLLKDYPGIDWNYLLKSAGFPNNGGKVDVGQPEPVHEVEKILATAPLESLKSYMELAVVSSAAGMLSDDFSNRSFEYTKVAYGVQKQQPRWKRALSFVQGIMGEAVGKLYVQKYFPESSKQHMITLVKNLQDAFAQRIEENTWMTAVTKQKALEKLQAFDIKIGYPDKWQNMDSVFVIDDAKSLFDNVKGVQEAAMKYRIAKRWGKPVDKKEWHMTPQTVNAYYDPTTNSINFPAAILQPPFFDPEVDDAANYGGIGAVIGHEMSHGFDDQGCQFDKEGNMKNWWTEEDKKNYDARTKVLVEWFNQQEVIPGLNVNGEKTLGENIGDNGGLNIAFRALENSMKTNPLSDIDGFTPAQRFFLAWGRVWASNVAPQFVAYIVNSDVHSPSISRVNAALPMIDNWYKAFNVKEGDKLFVPQEKRAHIW; encoded by the coding sequence ATGAAAGTAAAAATGCTACTTTTTGCAGCCTCTTTCATAGCCACATCCGCTATGGCACAGGGGTTGAAATCGGGCGTAGACCGCAACAACATGGATCTTAACGTGAAGCCCGGTGAGAATTTCTATGAGTATGCTGCAGGCAACTGGCTGAAGACCCATCCGCTTGACAAGGAGCATCCGATGAACGGAGCCTTCGTTGATTTGGAGGAACTGAACAAGAAACGCATCCGTGAGATGGTGGAAGACTATGCCAGAAAGCCACAGACAAAAGGCACTGTTGCGCAGAAGATTGCCTCAATCTACAACCTCTACATGGACAGCACACGCCGCAACCGTGAGGGATATGCGCCCATCAAACCTGTTCTGGCAAAGGTGCGTGCCGTGAAGAACCGCAAGGAACTCATCAAACTGATGTACGACCTCGATGTGAAAGGTTACGGAACCTTCCCTGTCGGCTTTGGAATGACGGTTGATGCCATGAACTCCAGTCGTTATATCATCGGCATTTCGCAGGGTGGAATCGGGCTTGACCCAGAATACTACACCCAGCCTAACGAGCAGCAGAAGGCTGTCGTAGAGGCTTACAAGAGCCTTAACAACGACTTCCTGAAGATGGTCGGCAATGCTCCGGCAGTTGCCAAGAAGAAGATGGAGGCTGCCTTTGCACTGGAAAACCAGATTGCCAAGGTAAGCTATGACCAGGTCAAGTCACGTGACCCACAGGCAAATTATCACCCGATGACGTGGGAACAGCTCTTGAAAGACTATCCCGGCATTGACTGGAACTATCTTTTGAAATCGGCAGGATTCCCAAACAACGGCGGAAAGGTTGACGTTGGGCAGCCTGAACCAGTCCACGAGGTGGAGAAAATACTTGCTACAGCACCGTTGGAATCACTGAAATCCTACATGGAGCTGGCAGTTGTGTCCAGTGCAGCTGGCATGTTGTCTGATGATTTCTCTAACCGCAGCTTTGAATACACCAAGGTGGCTTACGGCGTTCAGAAGCAGCAGCCACGCTGGAAGCGCGCTTTATCCTTCGTACAGGGCATCATGGGCGAGGCTGTAGGTAAGCTCTACGTTCAGAAATACTTCCCGGAAAGCAGCAAGCAGCACATGATTACATTGGTAAAGAACCTGCAGGATGCCTTTGCACAGCGCATTGAAGAGAACACATGGATGACTGCTGTTACCAAGCAGAAGGCACTGGAGAAACTGCAGGCATTCGACATCAAGATAGGCTATCCTGACAAATGGCAGAACATGGACAGCGTATTCGTAATTGATGATGCCAAGTCCTTGTTCGACAATGTAAAGGGAGTGCAGGAAGCAGCTATGAAATATCGCATTGCCAAACGCTGGGGCAAGCCCGTTGACAAGAAGGAATGGCACATGACACCACAGACTGTCAATGCCTACTACGACCCTACAACCAACAGCATCAACTTCCCTGCAGCCATCCTGCAGCCTCCTTTCTTCGACCCAGAGGTTGACGATGCAGCCAATTATGGCGGTATCGGTGCCGTTATCGGACACGAGATGAGCCACGGTTTTGACGACCAAGGATGCCAGTTTGACAAGGAAGGCAACATGAAGAACTGGTGGACTGAAGAGGATAAGAAGAACTATGACGCCCGCACAAAGGTGCTCGTTGAGTGGTTCAACCAGCAGGAAGTAATCCCAGGATTGAATGTGAATGGTGAAAAGACACTCGGCGAGAACATCGGAGACAACGGCGGTCTGAACATTGCTTTCCGTGCACTTGAGAACAGCATGAAGACAAATCCATTGTCCGACATAGATGGCTTCACCCCAGCCCAGCGTTTCTTCCTCGCATGGGGACGCGTATGGGCAAGCAACGTGGCTCCTCAGTTCGTTGCCTACATTGTCAACTCTGACGTTCACTCACCAAGCATCAGCCGTGTAAATGCTGCCCTGCCGATGATTGACAACTGGTACAAGGCATTCAACGTCAAGGAAGGTGACAAGCTCTTCGTACCACAGGAGAAGCGTGCGCACATCTGGTAA
- a CDS encoding DUF6080 domain-containing protein, whose translation MHIFNIFKVKKEERWLALAMFAVFVMFNALVIASHYHVYTMGAHNGFWSLFTKNFRMSGYDNWSWITISGMRIHFVTTRHPLYLTFLYPLYLLNHWLIQVFGYNFAVYFMAVIIIFSAFYAVLFMYRIFREILGLKQSDSTILTLFLFSFGHILIPSMVPDHFIISLMLLSMTLYITGKKIRKGQMLTAWQSLVLTFFTAGMATSNGVKTLLAGLFTNGRKFFTWKYITIGVVLPVLLLVGIQQSQYYLLEVPQKAVIHKIEKIKREKDPKGVAEHYRKRNAWQRSHLGQPVGQGAITRWLDVSTPRTTTLVENFFGESIQLHQRYLLKDVSWNRPVFVSYSWIVNYVVEAVIVLLFILGILLGRRRRFFQMLLAWFACDVTLHLILGFGITEVYIMTAGWAFIIPIACGYLLKGLSHKPRRLLRGLLLVLTIYLWIYNGGQTAYYLLNL comes from the coding sequence ATGCACATATTCAATATATTCAAGGTGAAGAAAGAGGAACGCTGGCTGGCACTCGCCATGTTTGCAGTCTTCGTCATGTTCAATGCCCTGGTCATTGCCAGTCATTACCACGTTTATACGATGGGAGCACACAATGGTTTCTGGAGTCTCTTTACCAAGAACTTCCGTATGTCGGGTTATGATAACTGGTCATGGATAACCATCTCCGGGATGCGTATCCATTTCGTTACTACACGTCATCCGCTTTACCTTACCTTCCTTTATCCGCTCTACCTGTTGAACCACTGGCTCATACAAGTGTTCGGATATAACTTTGCCGTGTATTTCATGGCTGTAATCATCATCTTCTCTGCTTTTTATGCAGTGTTGTTCATGTATAGGATATTTCGTGAGATACTGGGATTGAAACAATCGGATTCCACCATTCTTACACTTTTCCTTTTCTCATTCGGACATATACTGATACCTTCGATGGTGCCTGACCACTTCATCATTTCACTGATGCTCCTCTCCATGACGCTGTATATCACCGGCAAGAAGATAAGGAAAGGACAGATGCTGACGGCTTGGCAGTCGCTTGTCCTGACATTCTTCACGGCTGGTATGGCTACGTCAAACGGTGTCAAGACGCTTCTCGCAGGTCTTTTCACAAACGGAAGGAAGTTCTTTACGTGGAAGTACATCACCATAGGTGTTGTTCTTCCTGTCCTCCTGCTCGTAGGAATCCAGCAGTCGCAGTACTATCTTCTGGAAGTTCCTCAGAAGGCTGTCATCCATAAAATTGAGAAAATCAAACGTGAGAAGGACCCTAAGGGCGTTGCTGAACACTACAGGAAACGCAATGCCTGGCAAAGAAGCCATTTGGGACAGCCGGTAGGACAAGGAGCAATTACAAGATGGCTGGATGTTTCTACACCACGTACAACTACGCTGGTAGAGAATTTCTTTGGCGAATCCATCCAGCTGCACCAGCGTTATCTGCTGAAGGACGTGTCATGGAACCGCCCTGTTTTCGTGTCTTACAGCTGGATAGTAAACTATGTTGTCGAGGCAGTTATCGTCCTGTTGTTCATCCTTGGCATCCTGCTCGGTCGTCGGAGGCGGTTCTTCCAGATGCTGTTGGCATGGTTTGCATGTGATGTAACCCTTCATCTTATTCTTGGCTTTGGTATTACTGAAGTGTATATCATGACAGCGGGATGGGCATTCATCATCCCGATAGCCTGTGGTTATCTTCTGAAAGGACTGTCGCATAAACCCCGACGGCTGCTGCGTGGTCTGCTGCTGGTACTTACCATCTACCTCTGGATATACAACGGCGGACAGACGGCTTACTATCTACTGAACTTATAA